The following nucleotide sequence is from Paucidesulfovibrio longus DSM 6739.
GGTCCGGGAGCGCACGAGCACGGGCCGGGCTTCCGGCCCGAACTTGACGGCGTTTTCCAGCAGGTTGCGGAACACCTGGGTGAGCTGGTCCTCGTCCGCGAGCACGCGCGGCAGGCAGCCCGGCATCTCGTCCTGAAGGGTGATGCGCCTGGCTCCGGCCATGACCTGGATGGATTCCCAGGCGCGGCCCAGGGATACGCGCGGATCCATGGGCACGCCGCGCACGCCGCCCGGCACGGAGCCGTCCGCCTCCAGCCGGGCCAGGGAAAGCAGGTCGCCGATCATCTTGCTCATGTGGTCGGCGTTGCGCAGGATCACGCGCAGAAATTTCACGGCCATGTCCGGCGGCGGGGCCATGTCGCCGAGCAGGGTTTCCGCATAGCCCTTGATGGAGGTCAGAGGGGTGCGCAGCTCGTGGGACACGTTGGCCGCGAAGTCGCGGCGCACGGATTCCAGGCGCTTGATCTCGCTGACGTCGTGGAACACGGCGATGGCTCCGAGCCCGGCCGCCTCGCTGGCGCGGAGCACGTTGACCTCGTAGATGCGGCGCTCGTCGAGCACCAGGAGCAGCGAGGAGATTCCATCGTCCTGCCCGGCGATGACCTTTCCGCAGGCGTCGAGCAGTTCCGGGCTGGGCAGGACTTCCAGCGGGGAGCGGCCCAGGCGCTCGCCGCAGCCCGGCAGGATGCGCTCCATGGCGCGGTTGACGCGCTGGATGCGGCAGCGGGAGTCGAGCACCATCACGCCTTCGCGCATGCCGTTGAGCACGGCGCGGATTTCCTCTTTCTGGCTGGTCACGGCGTGGACGCTGCGGGCCACGCTTTCGGCCATGCCGTCGATGGCCGTGGCCAGGGCGGCGAGTTCCCCTCCGGCGCGGCGATCCACCCGGCGCGCATAGTTCCCGCGGCCCACGGCGTCCACGGTTTCGATCATGGACGCGACCGAACGCCCGGCCCGGCCAAGGAGGAAGGAAAACCCGGAGAGCCCCGCGACGAAGCTCATGCCGAGCACGAGCAGTTCCAGGTTCAGGCTGGACGCGCCGCCGCTCGCCTCGCGCAGGGCCAGAAGCCCGGCCGAGGCGGCCAGGGGCAGGCTCCAGAACAGCAGCAGAGCGGTCCGCAGGGAAAAACCGGAGGAGCGGGACAAGTTCAGCTCCGGAAACGGTAGCCCACGCCCCGGATCGTCTCGATCCAGTCGGCGTAGGGGCCGAGCTTCTGGCGCAGCCGCCGGATGTGCGTATCCACGGTGCGGGAGTAGCCCTCGAAATGGGTGTCCCAGACGGTGTCCAGCAGGTGGTCGCGGGTCTGAACCTTGCCCTTGCCCATGATCAGCTCGGAAAGAAGCTTGAACTCCGTGGCCGTGAGCTGGGCGTTCTCGCCGTCCACCTCGATGCTGTGGGCCTCGAAATCGACCTTGAGCCCTTCGCGTTCCCAGGCCTTGACCTTGTCCTCGCCGTCCGCCGGAGTGCGGCGCATCACGGCCTTGATCCGCAGGATCAGCTCGCGCGGGGAGAACGGCTTGACCACGTAGTCGTCCGCGCCCAGCTCCAGGCCGACGATGCGGTCCACCTCCTCGCCCTTGGCCGTGAGCATGATCACGGGCAGGCCGGACGTGTCCGGGTTCTTCTTCAGCTTGCGGCAAATCTCCAGGCCGTCCATTCCCGGAAGCATCAGGTCCAGAAGCACCAGGTCGGGCTGGAAAGAGCGCACGATCTCGAGTCCCTGGTGGCCGTCCGCAACGGCGCGCACCTCGAAGCCGGAGGCCTTGAGATTGTATTCGAGCAGCTCGCGGGTATCCTCATGGTCTTCCACGACCAGAATCTTCTTGTCGGGCACGTCGTATCTCCTTGCTGGGGCGTCGGCGTTACAGTTTGCGGATATACCCGCTTGCGGCCCTTGCGGAAAGCCTTTCCTGTTACATTATTGTGAATACTCGCTTGCGGCAAGGCTTTACGGAACCGGTCCGCCGAAAACAGGTGAACACGCCGCAATCATTGCGGTTAAAAAAAAATGCTGCGTCTCAGGTAAAGCATCGCGCCCGGCGGACCGATAAGATGGGCAACTCCGGATCATCAACCAGAAACGGATCGCCGGACAGAGGACAACAACGTGTACTACCAGGGATTCGAAAAGAAATTCCCGTCCGGAACAAAGTACTGGACGGCCTACGATGACCAGCTCATCGGGCTGCTCTTCTCCAAGATCATCAATCGGAGCATCGGTCCGGCCACGAATGAACAGGACGTCGTGCAGGAGGCGGTCAACAATCTCTTCGACCTCTGCCTGTACATCAACAAGGATTTTCATCAGTGCTGACAAAACCTTGAGCCGCAAGGCAAAACGGGTTCCCTTTCACGAAAGGGGCGGCCGGATCAGGGAGGGGAGTCCCTGGACAGGGCCGCCCTTTTTGTTTTCCGGCGTCTTTTCGCGCCGGAAGGGAGACGTGTCGGCATCCGCTTGACAGCCCGCCGGAGCGGGTGCATCCTTACCCCCGCCGTTTCACCGTCCCCAGGCCCTGCCCACGGCTCTGCGCCGCGCGGAAAAAGTGGGTTTTCTTTTTTTCGGAAGGCGAATCGGCGCAAGCCTCGGCCTTTCTTCCCGCCCAGGAGCGGGCAGGCCCGGACGAACCACGACGTCAGGAGCGCAACGGGACGAAATGCTTACATTCGACCTGCACTACCATACCAACATCCATCAAATGCCCGGCATGCAGCGCCGCTTCCGGCTGAGGACCATCAGCCGGACCCTGGCCGACAGCGGGCTGGATTTCCTCGCCTCCACGGAGCATTCCTACAAGAAGCCCCTGGACGCCTATCTGTATCTCGCGGACGCCGCTGCGGGCGGGCACACGCGGATCATTCCCGGCGTGGAAACCGTGACCTGCGAGGGCATCGACCTGATTTTCCTCTTCCGCGACGAGGAGCAAATGCGCCTGGCCGGGCGCGACATCGTCAGCTTCAAGCGCTCGGTGCGCGACGTCAAGCAGATCGCCCAGGCCACGGGCGCCATTTCCATCATCCCGCACCCCTTTCACATCTGCCGCTCCGCCGCCGGAAACGCGCTTTCCCGCCGCGCCTATTCCCAGCTCCTGCGCAGCTGCGACTACGTCGAAATCCACAACGGCTCGGCCCTGACCATGGACAAGCGGCTTTCCACGAGCCGGACCCTGCCGCTCTTCCGCAAGACAGCGGACAAGCTGCGCCGGACCATCGACCTGCCCATGAAGGACCGGGGCAAGGGTCTGGGCTGGGCCGTGGGCTCGGACGCCCACTATCCCGGCGAGCAATTCATCGTGGGCCGCACGGACGCCCCCATGCTCAAGGGCGAGCACGTGCATGATTTCCTGAAACGGCGCATCCGCTTCCAGACCCATGAGCTGCTCAAGCCGGCCACGGACAACTCCGTGAACAACTACCGCCTGCTGCGCAGCCTCCAGAGCGCCCTCAAGGAAGGCGCGCGCAAGGAGCTGATCAAGGCCAGGGCGCGCGCCGCCCTCGTGGCCTCGGCCATGGTCTGTTCCGGCCTCTCGTCCGGCTGATCGCGCGGCCCAAGGCTGTCGCGGCCCAAGGCTGTCGCGGCCAAATGCTGTCGCGGCCACGTCCATGCCGTAGCCTCGAAGAAAATCCCTCAGTTTTCCGAACGCCTGCGCAAGGCCCAGAACCAGCGCTGCGAGGACGTTCCTCCGGAACGGACCTCATACGCCTCGGACTCTTGCGCCTCCCAGCCTTCCGGCAGCGCCTCCGGGGCGGGCTCGTTGGCCAGGACCACGACCCGGCCCTGCGGCGCGAGCATGGACCGCACGAACGGCAGCAGCTGCGGCCAGGGCATGAAGGCCCTGCTGAGCACCAGATCGGCCAGGGGAGCCTCTCCGTCGGGCCTTGCCGCAACTTTGGCCACGTGCGCCAGGGCGTCCTCGGCCCGGCCCTGATAGACCAGGGTGCGGGCCAGCCCCATGCGGCCCGCGGCCAGGCGCATGAACACGCAGCGCTTCTCGCGCACCTCCACGAGATGATACTCGCCCCGATCCCAGCAGCAGCGCAGGGGAATGCCCGGCAGGCCCGCGCCCGCGCCCAGGTCGAGGCAGAGCGGGGCTTGGGGCAGGCCCAGGCGTTCCAGAAACGGCGCAAGACGCAGGCTGTCGATGAGCAGCGTCTCGAAGATGGTCCGGGCGTCGCGCGGGCCCACGAGGTTCGTCTTGCGGTTCCAGTGCACGAGCAGGTCGAGATAGAGCGCGAGGCGTTCCTTCGCACCCGAATCAAGGTGCAGGTCGAGGCTTTGCAAAGCAGATTCCAGATCAAACCCGGCGGACATGCCTTATCCTTTTCCAAAGAGTCGTTGTTGCAGATCGGCCAGGGTCCGGCAGGACTCGGCCTCGAACACGGGATTGTGTCCCAGGCGTCCGGCCTGCTTGAGCCGCGTGTCGCGCCCGGAAACGGGCCGCACCTGCCCGTTGAGGTCCACCTCGCCCCAGAAGATGGCCCCGTCCGGCAGGGCGCGGTCATAGTAGGACGAGAGCACCGCCGCCACCACGCCCAGGTCCAGGCCGGGGTCGCGCATGGCCAGGCCGCCGGAAATCTTGGCGTAGATGTCGTATTGCGACAGGTTCAGGCGCAGGCGTTTTTCCAGCACCGCCAGCAGCAGGTGCAGCCGGTTGGTGTCGAAGCCCAGGGCCGTGCGCCGGGGAATGGAGAGGAACGTCTTCGAGG
It contains:
- a CDS encoding HAMP domain-containing sensor histidine kinase, which produces MSRSSGFSLRTALLLFWSLPLAASAGLLALREASGGASSLNLELLVLGMSFVAGLSGFSFLLGRAGRSVASMIETVDAVGRGNYARRVDRRAGGELAALATAIDGMAESVARSVHAVTSQKEEIRAVLNGMREGVMVLDSRCRIQRVNRAMERILPGCGERLGRSPLEVLPSPELLDACGKVIAGQDDGISSLLLVLDERRIYEVNVLRASEAAGLGAIAVFHDVSEIKRLESVRRDFAANVSHELRTPLTSIKGYAETLLGDMAPPPDMAVKFLRVILRNADHMSKMIGDLLSLARLEADGSVPGGVRGVPMDPRVSLGRAWESIQVMAGARRITLQDEMPGCLPRVLADEDQLTQVFRNLLENAVKFGPEARPVLVRSRTLEGFLEFTVRDFGPGIPKKDQPRIFERFYSVEKHRRNEYGSTGLGLAITRHIVHNHGGVIHVESPPAGHLEGTAFVFTLPLA
- a CDS encoding response regulator, which translates into the protein MPDKKILVVEDHEDTRELLEYNLKASGFEVRAVADGHQGLEIVRSFQPDLVLLDLMLPGMDGLEICRKLKKNPDTSGLPVIMLTAKGEEVDRIVGLELGADDYVVKPFSPRELILRIKAVMRRTPADGEDKVKAWEREGLKVDFEAHSIEVDGENAQLTATEFKLLSELIMGKGKVQTRDHLLDTVWDTHFEGYSRTVDTHIRRLRQKLGPYADWIETIRGVGYRFRS
- a CDS encoding PHP domain-containing protein, producing MLTFDLHYHTNIHQMPGMQRRFRLRTISRTLADSGLDFLASTEHSYKKPLDAYLYLADAAAGGHTRIIPGVETVTCEGIDLIFLFRDEEQMRLAGRDIVSFKRSVRDVKQIAQATGAISIIPHPFHICRSAAGNALSRRAYSQLLRSCDYVEIHNGSALTMDKRLSTSRTLPLFRKTADKLRRTIDLPMKDRGKGLGWAVGSDAHYPGEQFIVGRTDAPMLKGEHVHDFLKRRIRFQTHELLKPATDNSVNNYRLLRSLQSALKEGARKELIKARARAALVASAMVCSGLSSG
- a CDS encoding 16S rRNA (guanine(527)-N(7))-methyltransferase RsmG, encoding MSAGFDLESALQSLDLHLDSGAKERLALYLDLLVHWNRKTNLVGPRDARTIFETLLIDSLRLAPFLERLGLPQAPLCLDLGAGAGLPGIPLRCCWDRGEYHLVEVREKRCVFMRLAAGRMGLARTLVYQGRAEDALAHVAKVAARPDGEAPLADLVLSRAFMPWPQLLPFVRSMLAPQGRVVVLANEPAPEALPEGWEAQESEAYEVRSGGTSSQRWFWALRRRSEN